Proteins encoded together in one Prochlorococcus marinus str. MIT 9211 window:
- a CDS encoding helix-turn-helix domain-containing protein, with the protein MKNIEDQNSNQKIDLSIKPSLERVGKLLKEARQSKNISSKELSEILRMGEEQIIAIENGQEDLLPEKVFIKGMIRRISEKLGVEKKIEKEGVLEDTLLKSPPQHSNDSKKEIQHLLTIPKLLTLSGISLITLLIVVSMPKLITKYRYRIIPYDGSVISPSSKETSKN; encoded by the coding sequence GTGAAAAATATTGAAGATCAGAACAGTAATCAAAAAATAGATCTATCTATTAAGCCATCTCTTGAAAGGGTTGGTAAGCTTTTAAAAGAAGCTAGACAGAGTAAAAATATATCCTCAAAGGAATTATCAGAAATTCTTAGGATGGGAGAAGAACAAATTATCGCAATAGAGAATGGGCAAGAAGACCTCTTACCCGAAAAAGTTTTTATAAAAGGAATGATTCGAAGAATCTCTGAGAAGCTTGGAGTGGAGAAAAAAATTGAAAAAGAAGGGGTTTTAGAAGACACTTTATTAAAGTCTCCACCTCAACATTCAAATGATTCCAAAAAAGAAATCCAACATCTGTTAACTATCCCAAAACTATTAACTCTTTCCGGAATATCCCTAATAACTTTATTGATAGTAGTTTCAATGCCAAAATTAATAACTAAATATCGCTACAGAATAATCCCTTACGATGGCAGTGTAATTTCACCCTCTAGCAAAGAAACTTCAAAAAATTAA
- the ispD gene encoding 2-C-methyl-D-erythritol 4-phosphate cytidylyltransferase produces the protein MHLLIAAAGSGSRMGADCNKLLLQIEGEPILKWTLESVALASSIKWIGIIGQPCDKHAIMQIVQDFSKPVQWINGGKTRQESVQKGLAALPDEAIHVLIHDGARCLVEPELFDQCAQMVLKGVAIIAATPVVDTIKTVDSNGYISGTPDRSKLWAAQTPQGFSVEQLKEGHATAIAKNWNVTDDASLFEKLAWPVRILESSPSNIKVTTPFDLSIAQSIIAMKRQS, from the coding sequence TTGCATTTGCTAATTGCAGCAGCAGGTAGTGGCAGCCGAATGGGTGCAGATTGCAACAAGTTGTTGTTGCAAATAGAGGGAGAACCCATCTTAAAATGGACTTTAGAGTCAGTTGCTTTGGCTAGTTCAATTAAATGGATTGGCATTATTGGCCAGCCTTGCGATAAACATGCAATTATGCAGATTGTTCAGGATTTTTCTAAACCTGTCCAATGGATAAATGGGGGTAAAACGCGTCAAGAGTCAGTTCAAAAAGGATTAGCTGCTTTGCCTGATGAAGCAATACATGTATTAATACACGATGGAGCTAGATGTTTAGTAGAGCCTGAGTTGTTTGATCAGTGTGCACAGATGGTTTTGAAGGGTGTTGCCATCATTGCTGCCACGCCAGTTGTCGACACAATAAAGACAGTTGATAGTAATGGTTATATATCAGGTACTCCAGATAGATCTAAATTGTGGGCCGCTCAAACGCCCCAGGGATTTTCAGTTGAACAACTCAAGGAAGGTCATGCGACAGCTATTGCTAAAAATTGGAATGTCACAGATGATGCTTCACTTTTCGAAAAACTAGCCTGGCCAGTAAGGATTCTCGAATCTTCTCCATCAAATATAAAGGTCACAACTCCATTTGATTTGTCAATTGCCCAGTCAATAATTGCTATGAAGAGACAATCCTAA
- the fabG gene encoding 3-oxoacyl-[acyl-carrier-protein] reductase, whose protein sequence is MTNQNLCEGQTVLVTGASRGIGRAIALNLATTGAEIVVNYANSAESAKDVVQAITASGGKAYSLQANVADEESVNDLIKKVLERSGRIDALINNAGITKDGLLMRMRTEDWQSVINLNLTGVFLCTRAVARPMLKQKTGRIVNITSVVGLMGNAGQANYAAAKAGVVGLTKSTAKEFASRGITVNAVAPGFIETDMTKDLDSEQILSAIPLGEFGSPEHIAGTVRFLATDPAAAYITGQVLQVDGGMLMS, encoded by the coding sequence ATGACTAATCAAAATCTTTGTGAAGGGCAAACTGTTTTAGTAACTGGAGCCAGTAGAGGTATTGGGCGAGCAATTGCTTTAAATCTTGCTACAACAGGCGCAGAAATTGTTGTGAACTATGCGAATTCTGCCGAAAGCGCCAAGGATGTCGTCCAGGCAATCACCGCTTCAGGAGGCAAAGCATATTCACTTCAAGCCAATGTCGCAGATGAAGAATCTGTAAATGATCTAATAAAAAAAGTCTTAGAAAGAAGTGGCCGAATAGATGCCCTAATCAATAATGCAGGCATAACTAAAGACGGATTATTAATGAGGATGAGAACAGAAGATTGGCAGTCAGTTATTAATCTCAACTTGACCGGGGTCTTCCTTTGTACAAGGGCGGTAGCAAGACCCATGCTTAAGCAGAAAACAGGTCGGATTGTAAATATCACTTCCGTCGTAGGTCTAATGGGTAATGCTGGACAAGCAAATTATGCTGCAGCAAAAGCTGGAGTAGTGGGTCTAACAAAAAGCACAGCCAAAGAGTTTGCCAGTAGAGGCATAACAGTTAATGCAGTAGCACCTGGGTTTATTGAGACAGATATGACAAAAGACCTTGATTCAGAACAAATCCTCTCTGCAATTCCACTAGGTGAATTTGGAAGTCCAGAGCATATTGCTGGAACAGTGCGATTTCTTGCCACAGACCCAGCAGCAGCTTATATAACTGGACAAGTTTTACAAGTAGATGGAGGTATGTTAATGAGTTAA
- a CDS encoding S66 peptidase family protein, translating into MLAIKSETIPKPLKSGDEVITIAASSAVKDQDSLIAGLKVFEGWGLHCREHSVVGRHWGYLAGSDKTRLNELHPKKSAALKAFARGGWGAARLLEHHQPWERGWLLGFSDVSSILLSRLSAGFSGGIHGPLITSLAYEPAWSKERLKSILFGELIPDLYGEPWIGGLAKGPLVACNLTVASHLLGSSHIPDLKGAILIIEDIGEEPYRVDRMLTQWRLAGLLQGLAGLGFGNFVNCVDPQSIEVGEGFRIDEVLKERSKGLNIPVVGNLPIGHLCGNAALPIGSQALLDGERGILRIVSS; encoded by the coding sequence ATGCTCGCTATTAAGTCAGAAACCATTCCAAAACCTCTCAAAAGCGGGGACGAAGTCATAACAATTGCTGCTAGCTCAGCTGTTAAAGATCAAGATTCTCTTATTGCAGGGTTAAAAGTTTTTGAAGGGTGGGGACTACATTGTCGAGAGCACAGTGTCGTAGGGCGTCATTGGGGCTATCTCGCTGGAAGCGACAAAACAAGATTAAATGAACTTCATCCCAAGAAATCTGCAGCTCTCAAGGCATTTGCTAGAGGTGGATGGGGAGCAGCAAGGCTATTAGAACATCATCAACCCTGGGAAAGAGGATGGCTTCTTGGGTTCTCAGACGTCAGCTCTATTCTCCTCTCTAGGCTCTCTGCAGGATTTAGCGGAGGCATACATGGTCCTTTGATCACTTCTTTGGCATATGAGCCTGCATGGAGCAAAGAAAGACTAAAATCTATTCTTTTTGGAGAATTAATACCAGACCTATATGGAGAGCCCTGGATTGGCGGCTTAGCAAAAGGGCCCTTAGTTGCATGCAATTTAACTGTGGCATCTCATCTACTTGGTAGTAGCCATATCCCCGATCTAAAAGGCGCAATTTTAATCATTGAAGACATTGGAGAAGAGCCTTATCGGGTGGACCGAATGTTGACCCAATGGAGATTAGCAGGGTTACTCCAAGGGCTTGCAGGACTTGGATTTGGCAATTTTGTTAATTGCGTAGATCCACAAAGTATTGAAGTAGGTGAAGGATTTAGAATTGATGAAGTTTTAAAAGAAAGATCTAAGGGCCTCAATATCCCAGTAGTTGGGAATCTACCTATTGGTCACCTTTGCGGAAATGCAGCACTTCCTATTGGAAGCCAAGCATTACTTGATGGAGAGCGAGGAATACTTAGGATTGTCTCTTCATAG
- a CDS encoding 4-hydroxybenzoate polyprenyltransferase, whose product MKSLHYKTELKNWIHLLRWNKPSGRLILLIPAGWSLWLTPSAPPQKLLIALIITGGIFTSAAGCIANDLWDINLDSKVKRTKNRPLASGKIKTSTAWGLLVTALTLSLLIVLLLPGSSRVLCLQLASASLIPILIYPSSKRWFKYPQALLALCWGFSVLIPWAASESSLSGGWPLISCWLATMTWTFGFDTVYAMADKNDDKNLGLHSSVLSLGGNAKITVSICYFITSVLLGFGAFKADTSLVFWPIWLIASIGMQREIHLINLNAISTSMISRHFSNQVLLGSLFLLGLILSKVN is encoded by the coding sequence GTGAAAAGCCTTCACTATAAAACTGAACTCAAAAATTGGATCCATCTTTTACGTTGGAATAAGCCAAGCGGAAGGTTGATTCTATTAATTCCAGCTGGATGGTCTCTGTGGCTAACACCATCAGCCCCACCTCAAAAGTTGCTCATTGCTTTAATTATCACAGGTGGCATATTCACAAGTGCTGCAGGCTGTATAGCTAATGATCTTTGGGATATCAATCTTGATAGTAAAGTTAAGCGTACAAAAAATCGTCCATTAGCCAGTGGCAAGATTAAAACCTCAACCGCTTGGGGACTATTAGTCACAGCATTAACACTTAGTCTTCTCATAGTTTTGCTACTACCTGGCTCTAGCAGAGTTCTGTGCTTACAACTTGCTTCTGCTTCATTGATCCCGATTCTTATATATCCGTCTTCAAAACGATGGTTTAAATATCCGCAAGCTCTTTTGGCACTTTGCTGGGGATTCTCTGTACTAATCCCATGGGCAGCAAGCGAGTCCTCTTTAAGTGGTGGCTGGCCTCTTATCTCATGCTGGCTTGCAACCATGACATGGACTTTTGGATTTGACACTGTTTATGCAATGGCAGATAAGAATGATGACAAAAACTTAGGGCTCCATAGTAGTGTTTTAAGTCTTGGAGGAAACGCAAAAATAACTGTTTCTATCTGCTATTTCATAACCAGTGTCCTCCTTGGATTTGGAGCGTTTAAGGCAGATACAAGTTTAGTTTTTTGGCCAATTTGGTTAATAGCGAGTATAGGGATGCAAAGGGAAATACATTTAATAAATCTAAATGCTATTAGCACCTCTATGATTAGTAGACATTTTAGTAACCAAGTACTGCTTGGAAGCCTATTTTTATTAGGCTTAATTCTCAGTAAAGTTAATTAG
- a CDS encoding daunorubicin resistance protein DrrA family ABC transporter ATP-binding protein yields the protein MSLVELHDLVKSYGSVKALNKLSLRVPEGSLFGLLGPNGSGKSTTLRILCTLLAPDSGNAIVAGVDVLKNPRYIRQNIGYVAQEIAIDKILSGRELLQLHGDLYHLSRNDRDLRIEELVRQLEMGEWVDRRLGSYSGGMKRRLDLASGLLHQPKLLILDEPTVGLDIESRSTIWNLLRDLREKGTTILLSSHYLEEVDALADQMAIIDKGQVIGYGSPQELKDKLGGNRITLKVREFSDERESEKIKQLVKEIEGVGKVVVNRAQGFSLNLVVDDQDVLQKLRAKLTESGFDVFALSESRPSLDDVYLQATGRTIADVELEVAGKRDIKGEAKKSMR from the coding sequence ATGTCACTGGTTGAACTGCATGATCTCGTGAAGTCTTATGGCTCAGTAAAGGCTTTGAATAAATTGAGCTTAAGAGTTCCGGAGGGCTCTCTTTTTGGTCTTCTTGGTCCGAATGGTTCCGGTAAGAGTACTACTTTGAGAATCCTTTGTACTTTGTTAGCACCGGATTCAGGTAATGCGATAGTGGCAGGCGTAGATGTTTTAAAGAACCCTCGCTATATAAGGCAAAACATTGGTTATGTAGCTCAGGAAATTGCAATTGATAAAATCCTTTCTGGAAGAGAACTTCTCCAATTACATGGCGATCTTTATCATTTGAGTAGAAATGATCGGGATCTACGTATAGAAGAGTTGGTTCGTCAACTTGAGATGGGTGAATGGGTTGATCGACGCTTAGGTTCTTATTCAGGCGGTATGAAAAGAAGGCTTGACCTTGCTTCTGGTTTACTGCATCAGCCCAAGTTATTGATTTTGGATGAACCAACCGTTGGCTTGGACATAGAGAGTAGGTCAACGATCTGGAACTTATTAAGAGATCTTCGAGAAAAAGGAACAACAATTCTTCTTAGTAGTCATTACCTTGAGGAGGTTGATGCACTCGCTGACCAGATGGCGATTATTGACAAAGGACAAGTCATTGGGTATGGATCACCTCAAGAGCTTAAAGATAAATTAGGAGGTAATCGCATAACACTTAAAGTGAGGGAATTTAGTGATGAAAGAGAATCAGAGAAAATAAAACAATTGGTAAAAGAAATTGAGGGAGTGGGAAAAGTTGTTGTGAATAGAGCACAGGGATTCTCATTAAACCTTGTCGTTGATGATCAAGATGTTTTGCAAAAGTTGAGGGCAAAGTTAACTGAGTCAGGATTCGATGTATTCGCTTTATCTGAAAGTCGACCAAGCTTGGATGATGTTTACTTGCAGGCAACTGGCCGAACAATTGCAGATGTAGAATTGGAGGTAGCTGGCAAGCGGGATATTAAGGGCGAGGCAAAGAAGTCAATGAGGTGA
- a CDS encoding ABC transporter permease, whose translation MKTPTLISSNIRGQESKLSEFSQETMALTKRLFLQLIRRPSTLIAGILQPLIWLVLFGALFSNAPESILPGEMDYGRFLGAGIIVFTAFSGALNAGLPVMFDREFGFLNRLLVAPLQSRSSIVAASVIYITSITILQCLAIMGMSFFIGYGWPNSEGILLVLLTLLILVFGVTALSLGLAFILPGHIELIAVIFVVNLPLLFASTALVPISFMPAWLGWLAAINPLTFAIEPIRIAYSGSIELSTVLIHAPYGDVTGYGCLALLTVLTIGLYLAIRPLLNRKLV comes from the coding sequence ATGAAAACGCCTACTTTAATTTCTTCTAATATCCGGGGGCAAGAGTCAAAGCTCTCGGAGTTTAGCCAAGAAACCATGGCCTTAACCAAGAGATTATTTCTCCAATTAATACGTCGTCCATCAACTTTGATTGCTGGTATTTTACAGCCATTAATTTGGTTGGTTTTATTTGGAGCATTGTTCTCTAATGCGCCAGAGAGCATATTGCCAGGAGAGATGGATTATGGACGGTTCTTAGGTGCAGGGATCATTGTATTTACTGCTTTCAGTGGAGCCCTTAATGCAGGCTTACCAGTGATGTTTGATCGTGAGTTCGGATTCTTAAATCGCTTGTTAGTTGCTCCTCTCCAAAGTAGAAGTTCAATAGTTGCTGCTTCTGTGATTTACATAACGTCTATTACTATCTTGCAATGCCTTGCAATTATGGGGATGTCTTTTTTTATTGGCTATGGCTGGCCAAACTCGGAAGGGATTCTGTTGGTACTGCTAACCCTCTTGATATTGGTCTTTGGTGTTACGGCATTGAGTTTAGGCTTGGCATTCATTTTGCCAGGACATATTGAACTTATTGCAGTCATATTTGTAGTCAACCTTCCTTTGCTTTTTGCAAGCACTGCTTTGGTTCCAATTTCTTTCATGCCTGCTTGGTTAGGCTGGCTAGCAGCGATTAATCCCCTTACCTTTGCAATAGAACCTATACGAATTGCTTATAGCGGTTCAATTGAACTAAGCACAGTCCTTATTCATGCTCCATATGGAGACGTAACAGGATATGGATGCTTAGCTCTTCTTACGGTTCTAACAATTGGACTGTATCTAGCCATTCGTCCACTCCTTAACCGCAAACTTGTTTGA
- the groL gene encoding chaperonin GroEL (60 kDa chaperone family; promotes refolding of misfolded polypeptides especially under stressful conditions; forms two stacked rings of heptamers to form a barrel-shaped 14mer; ends can be capped by GroES; misfolded proteins enter the barrel where they are refolded when GroES binds), with protein sequence MAKLLSSSDESRGALEKGVDALANAVKVTIGPKGRNVVLEKKFGAPDIVNDGVSIAKDIELEDPFENLGAKLIEQVASKTKDKAGDGTTTATVLAQVMVHEGLKNTAAGASPIELRRGMEKAVSFIVEKLQQKSKGISGNEILQVATVSSGGDEEIGEMVAEAMEKVSVDGVITVEESKSLNTELEITEGMAFDRGYSSPYFVTDADRQICEFENPLLLITDRKISSIGDLVPVLEAVQKSGSPLVILSEEVEGEALATLVVNKNRGVLQVAAVRAPSFGERRKAALADISVLTGGTLISEDKAMSLEKVSLSDLGKARKITITKDSTTIVANDDHRKAVESRVASIKRELDSTDSDYDREKLNERIAKLAGGVAVIKVGAPTETELKNRKLRIEDALNATRAAVEEGIVAGGGSTLLQLSNELNSLSKELSGDKKTGVDIIKKALSAPARQIAVNAGENGDVVVSQIEQLGKGFNAATGQYEDLLSTGIIDAVKVIRLALQDAVSIASLIITTEVVIADKPEPPAAPGAEGAGDPMGGMGGMGGMGGMGGMMGGMGGMGMPGMM encoded by the coding sequence ATGGCCAAACTCCTTAGTTCTTCAGATGAATCTAGAGGCGCCCTTGAGAAAGGGGTAGATGCACTTGCCAACGCAGTAAAGGTAACCATTGGTCCCAAAGGCAGAAATGTAGTACTAGAAAAGAAGTTTGGAGCTCCAGATATAGTTAACGATGGGGTCTCCATAGCCAAAGACATAGAACTAGAAGACCCCTTTGAAAACTTAGGTGCAAAGCTTATTGAGCAGGTTGCTTCTAAAACGAAAGATAAAGCTGGTGATGGCACAACAACAGCCACTGTTTTAGCTCAAGTAATGGTTCATGAGGGACTAAAAAATACTGCCGCAGGGGCAAGCCCTATCGAGCTTCGTCGTGGCATGGAAAAAGCAGTTTCATTCATAGTTGAAAAATTGCAACAAAAAAGTAAAGGCATAAGTGGCAATGAAATTCTTCAAGTAGCAACGGTTAGTTCGGGTGGTGATGAAGAGATCGGGGAAATGGTGGCTGAGGCCATGGAGAAAGTCAGTGTAGATGGTGTAATTACAGTCGAAGAATCAAAGTCCTTAAACACTGAGCTGGAAATAACCGAAGGGATGGCTTTTGATAGAGGTTATAGTTCGCCTTACTTTGTTACTGATGCTGACCGTCAAATTTGCGAGTTTGAAAACCCTTTACTCTTAATAACCGATAGAAAAATTAGCTCCATAGGTGACCTAGTCCCTGTTTTAGAAGCAGTCCAAAAAAGTGGCTCTCCTTTAGTGATTCTTTCTGAAGAAGTTGAAGGAGAAGCATTGGCAACTTTAGTAGTAAATAAAAATCGTGGAGTTTTACAAGTAGCAGCTGTTCGCGCCCCATCATTTGGGGAAAGGCGTAAAGCAGCTCTTGCAGATATTAGTGTTCTAACTGGAGGGACATTAATAAGCGAAGATAAAGCAATGTCATTAGAAAAAGTTTCTCTCTCAGATTTAGGTAAAGCCAGAAAAATAACCATTACAAAAGACTCGACAACTATCGTTGCTAATGATGACCATCGCAAAGCTGTGGAGTCACGAGTAGCTTCTATTAAAAGAGAATTAGATAGCACTGATTCTGATTACGACCGAGAGAAGTTGAATGAGCGAATAGCAAAACTTGCTGGGGGAGTAGCTGTAATTAAAGTAGGGGCGCCAACTGAAACAGAGTTAAAGAATCGAAAACTTAGGATTGAAGACGCTTTAAATGCAACTCGTGCTGCAGTAGAAGAAGGAATTGTTGCAGGAGGTGGGAGCACTCTTCTTCAATTAAGTAATGAGCTCAATAGTCTTTCAAAAGAGTTAAGTGGTGATAAGAAAACTGGAGTTGACATAATTAAAAAAGCCTTATCAGCTCCAGCCAGGCAAATAGCTGTAAATGCAGGAGAGAATGGAGATGTTGTTGTATCTCAAATTGAACAACTGGGGAAAGGCTTTAATGCTGCCACAGGACAATATGAGGACCTTCTTTCCACTGGCATAATCGATGCAGTGAAAGTAATACGACTAGCACTTCAAGATGCAGTTTCAATCGCTTCACTAATCATCACTACAGAAGTAGTAATTGCCGACAAGCCTGAACCACCAGCAGCTCCAGGGGCAGAAGGGGCTGGAGACCCAATGGGTGGTATGGGTGGTATGGGTGGTATGGGTGGTATGGGTGGTATGATGGGTGGCATGGGTGGCATGGGTATGCCTGGAATGATGTAA
- a CDS encoding Ppx/GppA phosphatase family protein translates to MPGDKTLYESVKTNLGNEKTRCIGAIDIGTNSTHLLVASVATDLHTFSIDLAEKSSTRLGERDPDSGNLTAVAMERVFDALKRFKDLAFSHQVEDLIIVATSAVREAPNGREFVNRLQNELDLNVELVSGAEEARLIYLGVLSGMPFGDRPHLLVDIGGGSTEMVLADGRDAKALTSTRVGAVRLQRDFINNEPIPPERKEFLQTFIQGSLEPAATKIARRMKYGETPVMVATSGTAMAIGAIASEDANPSVLKLHGFKLTKDSLDKIISRLLVLNPEERKKLPSISDRRAEIIVPGALILQTIMEMMKVEEVVLSERALREGLVVDWMFRKGLLEDRFSLQGSIRQRTVLHQAQRFAVNSSRAQRVSSHALALYDDSRGVLHRDKGEGRDLLWAAAMLHACGQHINLSAYHKHSWYLIRHGELLGYSHSEHLMIAAIARYHRKSLPKKRHDAWQALGSKEQRKIVSEMALLLRLSVAVDRRPQPVVASIDVASEENKVTIKLIPEQSTQSLSLEQWSLSNCIPLVKSLTGVELKILLD, encoded by the coding sequence ATGCCAGGAGACAAGACTCTCTATGAGTCGGTAAAAACTAATCTTGGCAATGAAAAAACGCGTTGCATTGGGGCAATTGATATCGGGACAAATTCAACGCATTTGTTAGTGGCATCAGTGGCAACTGATTTGCATACTTTTAGCATTGACCTTGCGGAAAAATCATCCACAAGGCTGGGAGAGAGGGACCCTGATTCTGGCAATTTGACGGCTGTTGCTATGGAAAGGGTTTTTGATGCTTTGAAGAGATTTAAGGATCTTGCCTTTAGCCATCAAGTCGAAGATTTAATTATTGTTGCCACTAGTGCTGTGAGAGAGGCTCCTAATGGAAGAGAATTTGTAAATCGACTTCAAAATGAGCTTGACCTAAATGTTGAGTTGGTTAGTGGTGCAGAAGAAGCAAGGTTAATTTATTTAGGTGTTCTCTCTGGAATGCCATTTGGAGACCGCCCTCATCTCTTGGTTGATATTGGAGGTGGGTCAACAGAAATGGTTCTCGCAGATGGACGAGATGCCAAGGCACTTACTAGCACTCGTGTTGGAGCAGTTCGTCTTCAAAGAGACTTTATTAATAATGAACCCATACCACCTGAAAGAAAAGAGTTTTTGCAGACTTTTATTCAGGGTTCTTTGGAGCCAGCTGCAACCAAAATCGCAAGAAGAATGAAGTATGGGGAGACTCCTGTAATGGTTGCGACAAGTGGTACTGCAATGGCTATTGGAGCAATAGCTTCTGAAGATGCCAATCCTTCTGTATTGAAATTACATGGATTTAAATTGACCAAGGATTCTTTGGATAAAATCATTTCAAGACTCTTAGTACTAAATCCTGAGGAAAGGAAAAAGTTACCTTCAATAAGTGATCGGCGTGCTGAAATAATTGTTCCAGGGGCTTTGATTCTTCAGACAATAATGGAGATGATGAAAGTGGAGGAGGTTGTTCTCAGCGAAAGGGCATTGCGAGAAGGTTTGGTAGTTGATTGGATGTTTAGGAAAGGATTGTTAGAAGATCGTTTTAGTTTGCAAGGAAGCATTCGGCAGCGTACTGTGCTCCATCAAGCTCAGAGATTTGCGGTTAATAGTTCGCGGGCTCAGAGAGTTTCCAGCCATGCTCTAGCTCTATATGACGATTCTCGTGGTGTTTTGCATCGGGACAAAGGTGAAGGTAGAGATTTGCTTTGGGCTGCAGCAATGCTTCATGCTTGTGGTCAACATATAAATCTAAGTGCTTATCACAAACACTCTTGGTACCTAATACGTCATGGAGAATTACTGGGCTATTCACATTCTGAGCATTTAATGATCGCAGCTATAGCTCGATATCATCGAAAGAGTCTCCCTAAAAAACGTCATGATGCTTGGCAAGCCTTGGGTAGCAAAGAACAACGGAAGATTGTTTCTGAAATGGCACTTTTACTTCGTTTGTCAGTTGCTGTAGATAGACGCCCTCAACCAGTAGTTGCTTCTATAGATGTTGCTTCCGAAGAGAATAAAGTTACTATTAAACTTATTCCAGAACAATCAACTCAAAGCTTAAGTTTAGAACAGTGGAGCTTAAGCAATTGCATCCCATTAGTAAAGAGTTTAACGGGAGTAGAATTAAAGATTTTATTGGATTAA
- the cobM gene encoding precorrin-4 C(11)-methyltransferase produces MNLLSIVGAGPGAPDLLTVRALDRIQKAEILIWTDSLISPQIAALAPKNCQKIKTSSLTLEEIIPLLIKETKKGKKVVRLHDGDPNLFGAISEQICSLAEAGIEVEVIPGISAYQATACALQKELTIPGVVQTIVLSRTEGRTAIPENEKLENLASLKATLCLYLSARHVDKVQATLLKYYSDDTPVAIGYRVSWQDEWLTIVPLRKMASVSKKKGLFRTTLYIISPALNPNKRRSRLYSPDHKHLFRQT; encoded by the coding sequence ATGAATCTGCTCTCAATAGTTGGTGCAGGGCCTGGAGCACCAGATCTACTTACGGTTCGTGCATTAGATCGAATACAAAAAGCAGAAATTTTAATATGGACCGATTCTTTAATCTCTCCTCAAATAGCAGCACTTGCACCAAAAAACTGCCAGAAGATAAAAACTAGTTCTTTAACCCTGGAAGAAATTATTCCTTTACTTATAAAAGAAACCAAAAAAGGGAAAAAAGTTGTCCGCCTACATGATGGTGATCCAAACCTTTTTGGTGCTATTTCAGAGCAGATATGTTCCCTTGCTGAAGCCGGAATAGAAGTCGAAGTAATCCCAGGGATAAGTGCTTATCAAGCAACAGCCTGTGCATTACAAAAAGAACTTACAATCCCTGGAGTTGTGCAAACAATTGTTCTTAGTAGAACAGAAGGTAGAACAGCTATACCTGAGAATGAAAAACTAGAGAATTTAGCATCCCTAAAAGCTACGCTTTGCCTTTATCTGAGTGCTAGACATGTAGATAAAGTTCAAGCAACATTATTAAAGTACTATTCAGATGATACCCCTGTAGCAATTGGCTATAGGGTTAGCTGGCAAGACGAATGGCTAACAATAGTTCCTCTAAGAAAAATGGCATCCGTCTCAAAAAAGAAAGGGCTTTTCAGAACTACTCTTTATATAATTAGCCCAGCATTAAACCCCAATAAAAGACGTTCAAGGTTATATAGCCCTGATCACAAACATCTTTTTCGCCAAACTTAA